The Neodiprion virginianus isolate iyNeoVirg1 chromosome 5, iyNeoVirg1.1, whole genome shotgun sequence genome contains a region encoding:
- the LOC124304861 gene encoding cyclin-K — MPCWYYEKKELRNTPSIQDGIDYETECRYRKEGARFIIDTGTKMDLGYNTMATGVVYFHRFYMFHSFKNFPRYVTACCCLFLAGKVEETPKKCKDIIKTAKTLLSDQKFLTFGEDPKEEVMTLERILLQTIKFDLQVEHPYSYLLKYAKCLKGDKNKLQKMVQMAWTFVNDSLCTTLSLQWEPEIIAVALMYLAGKLSKFEVVDWNGRLPKHLRWWDMFVEDVTMDLLEDICHQVLDLYSQANNAKAPDSPPLVSTHEGNREWATIPTANDVAASAPATPNKISKIEVTSSAVNGSSNADATDGSKPVEIPAHFPPYPATFTPSSTAYPPVFPPTNISVPPPSVTAINHIVSAMHPFNSSGAIRPPAPALAPPTFQPFPYPAATTYFQPGNPAPPSTTQRAYYPP, encoded by the exons ATGCCGTGCTGGTACTACGAGAAAAAAGAGCTCCGCAATACACCATCGATTCAGGATGGTATTGACTACGAGACAGAGTGTCGATACCGCAAGGAAGGCGCTAGGTTCATTATTGACACTGGAACGAAGATGGACCTTGGATATAACACTATGGCGACCGGTGTTGTGTACTTTCACAGATTCTACATGTTTCACTCGTTTAAGAATTTTCCTAGATAT GTCACAGCCTGTTGCTGCTTATTTCTTGCCGGAAAGGTTGAAGAAACACCTAAAAAATGCAAAGACATTATAAAAACTGCTAAGACGTTACTTAGTGATCAAAAGTTTCTGACTTTTGGAGAAGATCCAAAG GAGGAAGTGATGACGCTGGAAAGGATTCTTTTACAAACAATCAAATTCGACTTGCAAGTCGAACACCCGTATAGCTACCTATTGAAATATGCAAAGTGTCTGAAAG GTGATAAGAACAAACTACAAAAAATGGTGCAAATGGCGTGGACGTTTGTAAATGACAG CCTCTGTACTACACTCTCCTTGCAATGGGAACCGGAAATCATAGCTGTTGCTCTCATGTACCTTGCTGGTAAATTGAGCAAATTCGAAGTTGTCGACTGGAACGGAAGGCTCCCAAAGCATCTCAGATGGTGGGACATGTTCGTCGAAGACGTGACCATGGATTTACTTGAAG ATATTTGCCATCAAGTTTTAGACCTATACTCGCAAGCAAACAATGCGAAGGCACCGGATTCTCCGCCGCTTGTGTCGACTCATGAAGGAAATAGAGAATGGGCCACAATACCCACTGCTAACGACGTTGCCGCTAGTGCTCCAG CAACaccgaataaaatttcaaaaattgaagttaCCTCCAGTGCCGTAAACGGCTCCTCAAACGCGGATGCTACCGATGGTTCAAAGCCAGTTGAAATACCGGCTCACTTTCCTCCGTACCCCGCTACTTTTACACCATCTTCGACGGCCTATCCCCCTGTATTCCCGCCGACAAATATTTCCGTTCCACCGCCGTCCGTCACGGCGATTAATCACATCGTTTCGGCTATGCATCCCTTCAATTCATCAGGTGCAATTCGACCGCCAGCACCAGCTCTCGCTCCACCCACGTTCCAACCCTTTCCATACCCTGCAGCGACAACATATTTTCAACCTGGGAACCCAGCACCGCCATCTACGACACAGAGAGCTTATTACCCGCCCTAA
- the LOC124304862 gene encoding uncharacterized protein LOC124304862 produces the protein MAQIFGEIVEPESRAFWDDDELDASQFQYQLRWSGDNVMPSSIKTFLIVEGSVVSDFTRMCSVGRGENEICIIEHGRFKASNIYKINNDLYACLVSPDLDAKHSTEFIATLTDFLLNAEKIITLTCQHVSSYKSDVAPILPSFLQSLSTKSGKSPLIDVERVKQPNIVHGIAAGVMSYAEIFELSAVLYVLYVEEFLLDSETAMPLVKLFSAIPGSLLHDPVFKQSSFSSRVIDLYYNHLRTFK, from the exons atgGCTCAAATTTTCGGTGAAATTGTTGAGCCGGAATCACGAGCCTTTTGGGACGACGACGAGCTCGATGCTTCGCAATT CCAGTATCAACTACGATGGTCCGGAGACAACGTGATGCCGTCGTCGATAAAGACTTTCCTTATTGTCGAAGGAAGCGTCGTATCTG ACTTCACGAGAATGTGCAGCGTCGGCAGAGGCGAGAACGAAATATGCATTATAGAGCATGGAAGATTCAAAGCAtcgaatatttataaaatcaaCAACGATTTGTACGCCTGTCTCGTCAGTCCGGATCTGGACGCGAAACACTCGACCGAATTCATTGCGACG TTGACGGATTTTCTGCTGAACGCCGAGAAGATAATAACTCTCACATGCCAGCACGTTTCGTCGTACAAATCAGACGTCGCGCCGATTTTGCCGTCTTTTCTCCAATCGCTGTCCACCAAAAGCGGTAAATCGCCGTTGATTGACGTCGAACGTGTCAAACAACCCAATATAGTTCATGGAATTGCAGCTGGAG TAATGTCGTATGCTGAAATATTCGAACTCTCTGCTGTGCTGTACGTACTTTACGTGGAAGAGTTTCTACTCGATTCGGAGACAGCTATGCCCTTGGTGAAATTGTTTTCTGCCATTCCAGGTAGTCTATTACACGATCCAGTCTTCAAGCAGAGTAGTTTTAGCAGCAGAG TTATAGACCTATACTACAATCATCTTCGAACCTTCAAGTAA